A part of Crassostrea angulata isolate pt1a10 chromosome 5, ASM2561291v2, whole genome shotgun sequence genomic DNA contains:
- the LOC128184301 gene encoding uncharacterized protein LOC128184301 → MKYRQRYLSQYLVNAESCLTFSRGVPHLESYNRETKVCCNNTLFDRINDSDEELDCCGGVIYRTLDKICCQSNSLHERYVQSGKNQGKEQICCGTNIFQVDQNVGMSCCGNSYTKNDGCCNQTTPFNRTHSRCVRDKVVPLGHDYCNGTLFNRQTQKCCEDSSLWTISSYDGYFHCCGSEVYDKRTKQCCRGSGEKKIQPKNGQCCGTGLYDSSKELCCKTQVFPSDGRLHCCGKGTYDPSHQECCHGTNFSTAMQQGQQICCDGTVYTTNYNSKLHCCGNNVYYSTTHLCCENRSTIEKTLPDHTSCCKKNATSFYSCKNQEKKKSDFCGRQSYDKKSDLCCNNEIHTGAHKMGKRCCNPGTLAYDPRNQICCHGEVKRIAESCNSPSPSGLCSIWSQPKTQRIGFINSTADVCRKNGYILKIVNPIKVYNLSPQIHISYLDVTVKANIYNSTNVPSKTEQHILLIPSNCTNMDKLKKKSFLLLTDIVFHSSQNIVYLGDSDLIFPPRRKIVQIVKRRIKSCSSYIVRNIHKILRG, encoded by the exons TAAATGCGGAAAGTTGTCTTACGTTTTCCAGAGGTGTTCCACACCTTGAATCTTACAATCGTGAGACCAAAGTTTGCTGCAACAACACCTTGTTTGATCGTATCAACGACAGCGACGAGGAACTAGACTGTTGTGGag GTGTAATATACAGAACTTTGGATAAGATTTGTTGCCAGTCGAATTCTTTACATGAAAGATATGTTCAAAGCGGAAAAAACCAAGGAAAAGAACAAATATGTTGTGGGACGAACATTTTTCAGGTGGATCAAAATGTTG GCATGTCATGCTGTGGGAACAGCTACACAAAGAATGATGGTTGCTGCAACCAAACAACACCATTCAATAGGACCCATTCACGTTGCGTTAGGGACAAGGTTGTTCCATTAGGACATGACTACTGTAATGGAACTCTGTTTAACAGACAGACACAAAAATGTTGTGAAGACTCATCTCTGTGGACTATTTCATCGTACGACGGGTACTTCCATTGCTGTGGATCGGAAGTGTATGATAAAAGGACTAAACAGTGCTGTAGGGGATCTGGTGAAAAGAAAATTCAGCCCAAAAATGGTCAATGTTGTGGAACAG GATTGTACGATTCCTCAAAAGAACTGTGCTGTAAGACACAAGTGTTCCCCTCCGATGGCCGACTTCATTGCTGTGGTAAAGGTACATACGACCCGTCTCACCAAGAGTGTTGTCATGGTACCAATTTCTCCACAGCAATGCAACAGGGGCAGCAAATCTGTTGTGAtg gTACTGTATACACTACaaattataattcaaaattacaTTGTTGTGGAAACAATGTGTACTATTCAACGACGCACCTTTGCTGCGAAAATAGATCCACGATTGAAAAGACTTTACCCGATCACACTAGTTGTTGCAAAAAAAATGCGACATCCTTTTATTCTTGTAAGAATcaggaaaagaaaaaatccGATTTTTGTGGGAGGCAAAGCTACGACAAGAAATCAGACCTCTGCTGCAACAATGAAATTCATACAGGGGCACATAAAATGGGAAAACGATGCTGTAATCCAGGGACGCTTGCCTACGATCCTAGAAACCAGATTTGTTGTCATGGTGAAGTAAAAAGAATAGCAGAAAG TTGCAACAGTCCATCGCCCTCTGGTTTATGTTCGATATGGTCACAGCCCAAGACACAGAGAATAGGGTTCATAAACAGCACAGCCGACGTGTGTAGaaaaaatg GTTACATATTAAAAATCGTAAACCCGATAAAAGTGTACAACTTAAGTCCGcaaattcatatttcatatttggatgTAACAGTGAAAGCAAACATCTATAACTCCACTAATGTTCCAAGTAAAACAGAACAACACATTTTGCTGATACCCAGTAACTGTACTAATATggacaaattaaaaaagaagtCATTCTTGCTCTTAACGGATATCGTTTTCCATTCttcacaaaatattgtttatcttGGAGATAGCGACCTCATTTTCCCACCAAGAAGAAAGATAGTGCAAATAGTAAAAAGACGAATCAAAAGCTGTAGTAGTTACATTGTTCGAAACATTCATAAGATTTTACGTGGATGA